From a region of the Tenggerimyces flavus genome:
- a CDS encoding DUF6328 family protein, whose protein sequence is MPDDMDNDTRDTDADRRLAEITGELRLVLPVVSILFVFLITLPFTARFESLSRLDRTAYFIAFLSSAFSIVLLLGETAYHQLQNTNYDKAKLVSTASRQTITGMALLAIALPAVTFLVTDLLYRDQAAATITAGLAATVGFTWFILPLRRRRAQKNVTT, encoded by the coding sequence ATGCCCGACGATATGGACAACGACACCCGCGACACCGACGCCGACAGACGGCTGGCCGAGATTACGGGCGAGCTCCGACTAGTGCTGCCCGTTGTCTCGATCCTTTTTGTCTTCCTCATCACTCTGCCGTTCACAGCAAGGTTCGAGTCGCTGTCTCGGCTGGACCGCACAGCCTACTTCATCGCGTTCCTGAGTAGTGCATTCTCGATCGTGCTCCTCCTCGGCGAGACGGCTTACCACCAGCTGCAGAACACGAACTACGACAAAGCGAAGTTGGTGTCTACTGCGTCGAGGCAGACCATCACAGGCATGGCGCTGCTTGCCATCGCTCTGCCGGCTGTGACGTTCCTCGTGACGGACCTGCTGTACCGCGACCAAGCAGCTGCGACGATAACAGCCGGTTTGGCGGCTACTGTCGGTTTCACGTGGTTCATCCTCCCGCTGCGCCGGAGGCGTGCGCAGAAGAACGTCACCACATGA
- a CDS encoding FAD-dependent oxidoreductase: MWLPLERPTYSALTSDIDVDLAVVGGGWVGLHVAYLAQRDGAQVAVVEAAEIASGTTGYSTAKLTSQHGFIYDALETRHTVEVAEQYATANVAGIDLVTGLVDELGISCDLTRAPAWAYTLEPTRRDEVASEADAARRLGLPAHLDETIDLPFEIAAAVRFDGQYHLDPVRYLNELAEAFVSAGGTIYEHSRATSVDELRDQSVNISVERISDRGLGHSSVRANQAVVTTLLPLGSLGGYFAKTRPIGAYGIAVRLRNAAPAGMTIQIEPPNWSTRPWLAAGPTGMIVVGNGHQVGKTDDAAYRSDELAAWTHNTFEVETIEHRWFAHDYSTPDLLPYVGYSPTSTAILVATGFRKWGLSNGAAAALMLTDHLAGRENSWAAPFNAGRIGDAKAVGKLVTGGFHVGKEFIAGRLGNDHPTCTHLGCPLHWNAPDSTWDCYCHGSRFDSTGAVLTGPAVNSLKLDTDK, translated from the coding sequence ATGTGGCTTCCGCTGGAGCGGCCGACCTATTCGGCCCTGACTAGTGACATCGATGTGGATCTAGCGGTGGTAGGTGGAGGCTGGGTGGGCCTGCACGTTGCCTACCTCGCACAACGTGACGGCGCACAGGTCGCGGTGGTGGAGGCCGCGGAGATCGCGTCAGGTACGACCGGGTACTCCACCGCGAAGCTCACCAGCCAGCACGGGTTCATCTATGACGCCCTGGAGACCAGGCATACTGTCGAGGTGGCTGAGCAGTACGCGACTGCGAACGTCGCAGGCATCGACCTAGTCACGGGGCTGGTCGACGAACTCGGCATCAGCTGCGATCTCACACGTGCCCCTGCCTGGGCCTACACACTCGAGCCGACGCGGCGCGATGAAGTGGCATCAGAGGCCGATGCAGCTCGGCGACTCGGTTTGCCTGCTCACCTGGACGAGACGATCGACCTGCCGTTCGAAATCGCAGCAGCGGTGCGTTTCGACGGCCAGTACCATCTGGACCCAGTCCGGTACCTCAATGAGCTGGCAGAGGCGTTCGTCTCCGCCGGCGGAACGATCTACGAGCACAGCCGCGCCACCTCCGTCGATGAGCTACGCGACCAGTCCGTGAACATCTCCGTCGAGCGCATCTCCGATCGAGGCCTCGGGCACAGTAGCGTTCGCGCCAACCAAGCCGTCGTCACGACGTTGCTTCCCTTGGGCTCACTGGGCGGGTACTTCGCCAAGACGCGACCGATCGGCGCGTACGGCATCGCCGTACGGCTGCGCAATGCCGCGCCCGCCGGTATGACCATCCAGATCGAGCCACCGAACTGGTCTACCCGACCCTGGCTGGCCGCCGGCCCCACCGGGATGATCGTCGTCGGCAACGGTCACCAGGTCGGCAAGACTGACGACGCTGCCTACCGATCGGACGAGCTGGCAGCCTGGACGCACAACACGTTCGAGGTCGAAACGATCGAACATCGCTGGTTCGCCCACGACTACAGCACCCCTGACCTGTTGCCATACGTCGGATATTCGCCCACGAGCACCGCGATCCTTGTCGCGACCGGATTCAGGAAGTGGGGACTCTCCAATGGCGCCGCTGCCGCACTGATGCTCACCGACCACCTTGCCGGTCGCGAGAACAGCTGGGCGGCGCCCTTCAATGCCGGCCGTATCGGCGACGCTAAGGCGGTCGGCAAGCTCGTCACAGGCGGCTTCCACGTCGGCAAGGAGTTCATAGCCGGCCGTCTCGGCAACGACCACCCGACCTGCACCCACCTCGGTTGCCCATTGCACTGGAACGCCCCAGACTCCACCTGGGACTGTTACTGCCACGGCTCCCGCTTCGACTCCACCGGAGCCGTCCTGACCGGCCCCGCCGTCAACTCGTTGAAGCTCGATACCGACAAGTAG
- a CDS encoding glycoside hydrolase family 15 protein yields MGGDRRSHQRGRSVVALPIEDYAVIGDTQSAALVGRDGSIDWLCLPRFDSSAIFSALLGRPEHGRWLLGPAGEVHAVRRRYRGDTLLLETEFDTEDGTVRLVDFMPPRGEAADVVRIVEGVRGRVSMRMELTLRFDYGRVLPWVRRIGHDVVAAAGPDAVWLRTPIEVHSRASRGSSTGEDGNGGRSDHGNSADALTNALAKESVLVAEFSVGEGFSAPFVLTWRPSHQPAPHPVDPYLALATTDAFWRNWIAPCTYVGEWRDAVVRSLLTLKGLQYAPTGGIVAATTTSLPERLGGVRNWDYRFCWLRDATITLQAFMHSGLFSEAEAWRQWLLRAIAGDPGSMQIMYGVGGERRLTEYDADWLPGYESSVPVRIGNAASEQFQLDVYGEVMDALHQARKDGLARDEDAWALQTAMMGYLERHWTRPDEGIWEVRGESQQFTHSKLMAWVAADRAVKAVQDFGLPGPERRWRALRDDIRSDILTHGYDHDRGTFTQYYGSAELDAAMLMAPLVGFLPASDEHIRGTVAAIEKELLVDGFVHRYTQPPAHVDPASSRTADRQAERSGGVDGLPPGEGAFLACSFWLADNYALMGRRDEAHQLFERLLALRNDVGLLAEEYDPRAQRLTGNFPQAFSHVPLIQTARNLSTIETRTDIALRSRNRPTQAHHGAAPPAPRD; encoded by the coding sequence ATCGGAGGAGACAGACGATCACATCAACGAGGGAGGTCCGTGGTGGCTTTGCCGATCGAGGACTACGCCGTCATCGGTGACACCCAAAGCGCGGCGCTGGTCGGGCGAGATGGCTCGATCGACTGGTTGTGCCTGCCCCGGTTCGACTCCAGCGCCATCTTCTCCGCGTTGTTGGGTCGACCTGAGCATGGCCGCTGGCTGCTTGGGCCTGCCGGTGAGGTCCATGCGGTGCGGCGCCGCTACCGCGGCGACACGCTGCTGCTGGAGACCGAGTTCGACACCGAGGACGGAACCGTGCGGTTGGTCGACTTCATGCCGCCCAGGGGCGAGGCGGCTGATGTGGTCCGCATCGTCGAAGGCGTCCGCGGCCGAGTGTCGATGCGAATGGAACTGACGCTGCGGTTCGACTACGGCCGCGTCCTACCCTGGGTGCGCCGTATCGGGCACGACGTTGTCGCCGCCGCCGGACCGGATGCGGTGTGGCTGCGCACTCCCATCGAAGTCCACAGCAGAGCCAGCCGCGGTAGCAGCACCGGTGAGGACGGCAACGGTGGACGCAGCGACCACGGGAACAGCGCGGACGCACTCACCAACGCTCTCGCCAAGGAGTCTGTGCTGGTGGCCGAGTTCAGTGTCGGTGAGGGCTTCTCCGCACCGTTCGTGCTGACTTGGCGCCCTTCCCACCAACCTGCCCCGCATCCGGTGGACCCCTATCTTGCGCTGGCCACCACCGACGCGTTCTGGCGAAACTGGATCGCACCGTGCACCTACGTCGGCGAGTGGCGGGACGCTGTCGTGCGGTCGTTGCTGACGTTGAAGGGCCTGCAGTACGCCCCGACTGGCGGCATCGTTGCTGCGACGACCACCTCGTTGCCGGAGCGTTTGGGCGGAGTGCGGAACTGGGACTACCGGTTCTGCTGGCTGCGTGACGCCACCATCACCCTGCAGGCCTTCATGCATAGCGGCCTGTTCAGTGAGGCTGAAGCGTGGCGGCAGTGGCTGCTCCGGGCGATCGCCGGCGACCCCGGCAGCATGCAGATCATGTACGGCGTCGGCGGCGAACGACGCCTCACCGAGTACGACGCGGACTGGCTACCCGGCTACGAGAGTTCCGTCCCGGTACGGATCGGGAACGCCGCGTCTGAACAGTTCCAACTCGACGTCTACGGCGAGGTGATGGACGCCCTTCACCAAGCCCGCAAGGACGGACTCGCCAGAGACGAAGACGCCTGGGCCTTGCAAACGGCGATGATGGGCTACCTCGAGCGCCACTGGACCCGCCCCGACGAAGGTATCTGGGAAGTTCGCGGCGAGTCGCAACAGTTCACCCACTCCAAACTCATGGCCTGGGTCGCCGCGGACCGCGCCGTCAAAGCAGTCCAAGACTTCGGGCTCCCAGGCCCGGAACGCAGGTGGCGGGCGCTGCGCGACGACATTCGCTCCGACATCCTCACCCATGGCTACGACCACGACCGCGGAACCTTCACCCAGTACTACGGTTCCGCCGAGCTCGACGCCGCCATGCTCATGGCCCCGCTGGTCGGGTTCCTCCCCGCCAGCGACGAACACATCCGTGGAACCGTCGCCGCGATCGAGAAGGAACTCCTCGTCGACGGCTTCGTCCACCGCTATACCCAGCCCCCGGCCCACGTCGACCCAGCCAGCTCCAGAACCGCTGACCGACAAGCTGAACGTTCTGGCGGGGTCGACGGGCTGCCACCAGGCGAAGGCGCCTTCCTCGCCTGCAGTTTCTGGCTCGCAGACAACTACGCCCTCATGGGACGCCGCGACGAAGCCCATCAACTATTCGAACGACTCCTCGCACTACGCAATGACGTCGGGCTGCTCGCGGAGGAATACGACCCGCGCGCGCAGCGCCTCACCGGCAACTTCCCCCAAGCGTTCAGCCATGTCCCGCTCATCCAAACCGCACGCAACCTGTCCACCATCGAAACCCGAACCGACATCGCGCTAAGAAGCCGCAACCGTCCAACCCAAGCCCATCACGGCGCAGCGCCGCCCGCACCCCGCGACTAA
- a CDS encoding AI-2E family transporter: protein MVRVVGFGGAFVVAAAVCWLAGPLVARLAVVWLTFAIAVLATALVYPLCSRLRRTGAPAAVAALLGLVVLLGIPIGLVVVLSTRVAAQADQLAETVGTGLDRLRSWLITGPLALDAAQLDAVQDRILEALKNIVPGPLAGAQSVGYLLGAVVLSIFATFFLLKDGLTMWRWITAKVPTRHRRRLDTAGQQAWTTLTAYASGVLIIATADAVVIGAAVLVLGVPMWIILTLLVFVGAFIPIIGATVSGAVTVLATLVTNDLRDAVIVLIVVLVVQQVEGNLLQPLVMRRAVRLHPLVTLMTVTAGTVLLGIPGALLAVPTVAVAAAVASKIAEAHTIPDTIRSTRAEPERE, encoded by the coding sequence GTGGTTCGCGTGGTGGGTTTTGGGGGCGCGTTCGTCGTGGCGGCGGCGGTGTGTTGGCTGGCCGGCCCGCTCGTAGCGCGGTTGGCGGTGGTGTGGTTGACGTTTGCCATCGCCGTCTTAGCGACGGCCCTGGTCTATCCGTTGTGTAGCCGGTTGCGCCGGACCGGGGCGCCGGCAGCGGTCGCCGCTCTGCTGGGGTTGGTGGTGTTGCTGGGGATCCCGATCGGGCTGGTGGTGGTGTTGTCGACCCGCGTCGCCGCCCAGGCCGACCAGTTGGCGGAAACGGTCGGCACCGGGCTGGACAGGCTGCGGAGCTGGCTGATCACCGGGCCCCTGGCGCTGGACGCCGCGCAGCTCGACGCGGTCCAGGATCGGATCCTGGAGGCGTTGAAGAACATCGTTCCCGGTCCGCTCGCGGGCGCCCAGAGCGTCGGATACCTGCTCGGCGCAGTCGTACTGTCGATCTTCGCCACGTTCTTTCTGTTGAAGGACGGCCTCACGATGTGGCGGTGGATCACAGCGAAGGTTCCCACGCGACACCGGCGTCGCCTCGACACCGCGGGACAGCAGGCATGGACGACGCTGACCGCCTACGCGTCCGGTGTGCTCATCATCGCAACCGCCGACGCGGTCGTAATCGGCGCTGCGGTGCTCGTCCTCGGCGTGCCGATGTGGATTATTCTAACCCTGCTCGTGTTCGTCGGAGCTTTCATACCCATTATCGGCGCCACTGTTAGCGGCGCTGTGACCGTGTTGGCCACCCTGGTCACCAACGATCTGCGCGACGCGGTGATCGTGCTGATTGTGGTGTTGGTCGTCCAGCAGGTCGAGGGCAACCTGCTCCAACCTCTGGTGATGCGTCGAGCGGTGCGACTGCACCCTCTCGTCACCTTGATGACCGTGACTGCCGGAACCGTGCTTCTCGGCATACCTGGCGCCCTGCTCGCGGTCCCCACGGTTGCGGTGGCAGCAGCCGTGGCCTCCAAGATCGCCGAAGCCCACACCATTCCCGACACCATTCGGTCCACACGGGCTGAACCCGAACGTGAATGA
- a CDS encoding PRC-barrel domain-containing protein yields the protein MGEDAQSVLVRLGDTDLTVADGNDDVRGRVVVDRSGEEIGDVDGLLIDEEERRVRFLQVGSGGFLGIGTKKQLIPVDAVTRVDEDAVHIDVERDRVAAAPVYDPDLAQDLTQQRGFYEGLYGYYGYSPHWLPGYVYPGYPHNRR from the coding sequence ATGGGCGAGGATGCGCAGTCTGTTTTGGTGCGACTTGGTGATACGGACTTGACCGTGGCGGATGGGAACGACGATGTTCGTGGACGCGTCGTAGTCGACCGGTCAGGGGAGGAGATCGGTGATGTCGATGGTCTGCTGATCGATGAGGAGGAGCGGCGGGTTCGGTTTCTTCAGGTTGGGTCGGGTGGCTTCCTGGGCATCGGCACCAAGAAGCAACTCATTCCTGTGGATGCCGTCACTAGGGTGGACGAGGACGCGGTCCATATCGATGTCGAGCGCGATCGGGTAGCCGCGGCCCCGGTCTACGACCCAGACCTCGCCCAAGACCTCACACAGCAGCGAGGCTTCTACGAGGGCCTCTATGGCTACTATGGCTACTCTCCGCACTGGCTGCCCGGGTACGTCTACCCCGGCTACCCCCACAACCGTCGCTGA
- a CDS encoding BON domain-containing protein, with protein MRRWAGMLGPDDLRRSEEAANAERVARETVARMAEPPAVAPVPPWSYPTGRYYDSWFGTDPPPAEREFSDGEINAVIVDRLHTNPHTQDDTIKVDVKQRVVILGGEVSSWLAKRAAGDDAWDTRGVVDVSNQLERRGRDARGRDA; from the coding sequence ATGAGGAGGTGGGCTGGGATGTTAGGACCAGATGATCTTCGCCGCAGCGAAGAAGCCGCGAACGCCGAACGCGTCGCCAGGGAGACCGTCGCAAGGATGGCGGAACCCCCCGCCGTGGCGCCGGTGCCGCCCTGGAGCTATCCAACAGGCCGCTACTACGACTCGTGGTTCGGCACGGATCCTCCACCCGCGGAACGCGAGTTCAGCGACGGCGAAATCAATGCCGTCATCGTCGACCGGCTCCACACCAACCCGCACACGCAAGACGACACGATCAAGGTGGACGTCAAGCAGCGCGTCGTCATTCTCGGCGGCGAGGTGTCCTCGTGGCTCGCCAAACGCGCCGCCGGCGACGACGCCTGGGATACACGAGGCGTCGTCGACGTCAGCAACCAACTCGAACGACGCGGCCGAGATGCTCGCGGGAGAGATGCCTGA